One Drosophila santomea strain STO CAGO 1482 chromosome X, Prin_Dsan_1.1, whole genome shotgun sequence DNA segment encodes these proteins:
- the LOC120455388 gene encoding alpha-actinin, sarcomeric isoform X3: protein MMMENGLSMEYGDGYMEQEEEWEREGLLDPAWEKQQKKTFTAWCNSHLRKAGTAIDNIEEDFRNGLKLMLLLEVISGETLPKPDRGKMRFHKIANVNKALDFIASKGVHLVSIGAEEIVDGNLKMTLGMIWTIILRFAIQDISVEEMTAKEGLLLWCQRKTAPYKNVNVQNFHLSFKDGLAFCALIHRHRPDLIDYAKLSKDNPLENLNTAFDVAEKYLDIPRMLDPDDLQNTALPDERAVMTYVSSYYHCFSGAQKAETAANRICKVLKVNQENERLMEEYERLASDLLEWIRRTMPWLNSRQADNSLAGVQKKLEEYRTYRRKHKPPRVEQKAKLETNFNTLQTKLRLSNRPAYLPTEGKTVSDISNSWKGLELAEKAFEEWLLAETMRLERLEHLAQKFKHKADAHEDWTRGKEEMLQSQDFRQCKLNELKALKKKHEAFESDLAAHQDRVEQIAAIAQELNTLEYHDCVSVNARCQRICDQWDRLGALTQRRRTALDEAERILEKIDILHLEFAKRAAPFNNWLDGTREDLVDMFIVHTMEEIQGLIQAHDQFKATLGEADKEFNLIVNLVREVESIVKQHQIPGGLENPYTTLTANDMTRKWSDVRQLVPQRDQTLANELRKQQNNEMLRRQFAEKANIVGPWIERQMDAVTAIGMGLQGSLEDQLHRLKEYEQAVYAYKPNIEELEKIHQAVQESMIFENRYTNYTMETLRVGWEQLLTSINRNINEVENQILTRDSKGISQEQLNEFRSSFNHFDKNRTGRLSPEEFKSCLVSLGYSIGKDRQGDLDFQRILAVVDPNNTGYVHFDAFLDFMTRESTDTDTAEQVIDSFRILAADKPYILPDELRRELPPDQAEYCIQRMPPYKGPNGVPGALDYMSFSTALYGETDL, encoded by the exons ATGATGATGGAGAACGGACTCTCCATGGAGTATGGAGATGGCTACatggagcaggaggaggagtggGAGCGCGAGGGCCTGCTCGATCCTGCGTGGGAGAAGCAACAGAAGAAG ACATTTACCGCCTGGTGTAACAGCCATCTGCGCAAGGCCGGTACAGCCATCGACAACATCGAGGAGGACTTCCGCAACGGCCTCaagctgatgctgctgctggaggtgATCTCCGGCGAGACGCTGCCCAAGCCCGATCGCGGCAAGATGCGCTTCCACAAGATCGCCAACGTGAACAAGGCTCTCGACTTCATCGCCTCCAAGGGCGTCCATCTGGTGTCCATTGGTGCCGAGGAGATTGTCGATGGCAACCTGAAGATGACTCTGGGTATGATCTGGACGATCATCCTGCGCTTCGCCATTCAGGACATCTCCGTGGAGGAGATGACCGCCAAGGAGGGTCTGCTGCTGTGGTGCCAGCGCAAGACGGCTCCCTACAAGAACGTCAACGTACAGAACTTCCATCTGTCGTTCAAG GATGGTCTGGCCTTCTGCGCCCTTATCCATCGCCATCGCCCAGATTTAATCGACTACGCCAAGCTGTCCAAAGACAATCCTCTGGAGAATCTTAATACTGCCTTCGATGTGGCCGAGAAGTACCTGGATATTCCTCGCATGTTGGATCCAGATG ATCTCCAGAATACAGCTTTGCCCGATGAGCGGGCGGTGATGACGTATGTGTCCTCGTACTATCACTGCTTCAGCGGCGCCCAAAAG GCGGAAACCGCTGCCAACCGAATTTGCAAGGTGCTCAAGGTCAACCAGGAGAATGAACGCCTCATGGAGGAGTACGAGCGTCTGGCCAGTGAT tTGCTGGAGTGGATCCGTCGCACCATGCCCTGGTTGAACTCGCGCCAGGCCGACAACTCGCTGGCGGGTGTGCAGAAGAAGCTGGAGGAGTACCGCACCTACCGTCGCAAGCACAAGCCACCACGTGTGGAGCAGAAGGCCAAGCTGGAGACCAACTTCAACACGCTGCAGACCAAGCTGCGCCTGTCCAACCGGCCCGCTTACCTGCCCACCGAGGGCAAGACCGTGTCCGACATCTCCAACTCGTGGAAGGGCCTGGAGCTGGCCGAGAAGGCCTTTGAGGAATGGCTGCTGGCCGAGACCATGCGCCTGGAGCGCCTCGAACATCTGGCCCAGAAGTTCAAGCACAAG GCCGATGCCCACGAGGACTGGACGCGTGGCAAGGAGGAGATGCTGCAGTCGCAGGACTTCCGCCAGTGCAAGCTCAACGAGCTGAAGGCCCTGAAGAAGAAGCACGAAGCCTTTGAGTCTGACCTGGCCGCCCACCAGGATCGCGTGGAGCAGATTGCCGCCATCGCCCAGGAGCTTAA CACTCTGGAGTACCATGACTGTGTGTCGGTGAACGCCAGGTGCCAGCGCATCTGCGACCAATGGGATCGCCTGGGTGCTCTTACCCAGCGCAGGCGCACCGCCTTGGACGAGGCTGAGCGAATCCTGGAAAAGATCGACATCTTGCATTTGGAGTTCGCGAAGCGTGCGGCGCCGTTCAACAACTGGCTGGATGGTACGCGCGAGGATCTGGTGGACATGTTCATTGTGCACACCATGGAGGAAATCCAAGGCCTGATCCAGGCGCACGACCAGTTCAAGGCGACCCTCGGCGAGGCCGACAAGGAGTTCAACCTGATCGTGAACCTGGTCCGCGAAGTGGAGTCGATTGTGAAGCAGCACCAGATCCCCGGCGGCCTGGAGAACCCCTACACCACCCTGACCGCCAACGACATGACGCGCAAGTGGAGCGACGTCCGCCAGCTGGTGCCCCAACGCGACCAGACTTTGGCCAACGAGCTGCGCAAGCAGCAGAACAACGAGATGCTCCGCCGTCAGTTTGCCGAGAAGGCCAACATTGTCGGCCCCTGGATCGAGCGGCAAATGGACGCGGTCACGGCCATTGGCATGGGACTGCAGGGTTCGCTGGAGGACCAATTGCACCGGCTCAAGGAGTACGAGCAGGCCGTCTACGCCTACAAGCCGAACAttgaggagctggagaagatcCATCAAGCGGTGCAGGAATCGATGATCTTCGAGAACCGATACACCAACTATACGATGGAAACGCTGCGCGTCGGCTGGGAGCAGCTGCTGACATCCATTAACCGCAACATCAACGAGGTGGAGAACCAGATTCTCACCCGTGACTCCAAGGGCATTAGCCAGGAGCAGCTGAACGAATTCCGTAGCAGCTTCAACCACTTCGACAAGAACCGTACCGGCCGCCTGTCGCCCGAGGAGTTCAAGTCGTGCCTGGTCTCGCTGGGCTACTCGATTGGCAAGGATCGCCAGGGTGATTTGGACTTCCAGCGCATCCTCGCCGTCGTCGATCCCAACAACACTGGCTACGTGCACTTCGACGCCTTCCTCGACTTCATGACCCGCGAGAGCACCGATACCGACACTGCCGAACAAGTCATCGACTCCTTCCGAATCCTGGCAGCCGACAAG CCATACATTTTGCCCGACGAACTGCGCCGCGAGTTGCCGCCAGACCAGGCCGAGTACTGCATCCAGCGCATGCCGCCCTATAAGGGACCCAACGGAGTGCCCGGCGCCCTGGACTACATGTCCTTCAGCACAGCTCTCTACGGCGAGACCGACTTGTAA
- the LOC120455388 gene encoding alpha-actinin, sarcomeric isoform X1, with the protein MMMENGLSMEYGDGYMEQEEEWEREGLLDPAWEKQQKKTFTAWCNSHLRKAGTAIDNIEEDFRNGLKLMLLLEVISGETLPKPDRGKMRFHKIANVNKALDFIASKGVHLVSIGAEEIVDGNLKMTLGMIWTIILRFAIQDISVEEMTAKEGLLLWCQRKTAPYKNVNVQNFHLSFKDGLAFCALIHRHRPDLIDYAKLSKDNPLENLNTAFDVAEKYLDIPRMLDPDDLINTPKPDERAIMTYVSCYYHAFQGAQQVGNVTHVPEPTRQYTYVPNNYNAETAANRICKVLKVNQENERLMEEYERLASDLLEWIRRTMPWLNSRQADNSLAGVQKKLEEYRTYRRKHKPPRVEQKAKLETNFNTLQTKLRLSNRPAYLPTEGKTVSDISNSWKGLELAEKAFEEWLLAETMRLERLEHLAQKFKHKADAHEDWTRGKEEMLQSQDFRQCKLNELKALKKKHEAFESDLAAHQDRVEQIAAIAQELNTLEYHDCVSVNARCQRICDQWDRLGALTQRRRTALDEAERILEKIDILHLEFAKRAAPFNNWLDGTREDLVDMFIVHTMEEIQGLIQAHDQFKATLGEADKEFNLIVNLVREVESIVKQHQIPGGLENPYTTLTANDMTRKWSDVRQLVPQRDQTLANELRKQQNNEMLRRQFAEKANIVGPWIERQMDAVTAIGMGLQGSLEDQLHRLKEYEQAVYAYKPNIEELEKIHQAVQESMIFENRYTNYTMETLRVGWEQLLTSINRNINEVENQILTRDSKGISQEQLNEFRSSFNHFDKNRTGRLSPEEFKSCLVSLGYSIGKDRQGDLDFQRILAVVDPNNTGYVHFDAFLDFMTRESTDTDTAEQVIDSFRILAADKPYILPDELRRELPPDQAEYCIQRMPPYKGPNGVPGALDYMSFSTALYGETDL; encoded by the exons ATGATGATGGAGAACGGACTCTCCATGGAGTATGGAGATGGCTACatggagcaggaggaggagtggGAGCGCGAGGGCCTGCTCGATCCTGCGTGGGAGAAGCAACAGAAGAAG ACATTTACCGCCTGGTGTAACAGCCATCTGCGCAAGGCCGGTACAGCCATCGACAACATCGAGGAGGACTTCCGCAACGGCCTCaagctgatgctgctgctggaggtgATCTCCGGCGAGACGCTGCCCAAGCCCGATCGCGGCAAGATGCGCTTCCACAAGATCGCCAACGTGAACAAGGCTCTCGACTTCATCGCCTCCAAGGGCGTCCATCTGGTGTCCATTGGTGCCGAGGAGATTGTCGATGGCAACCTGAAGATGACTCTGGGTATGATCTGGACGATCATCCTGCGCTTCGCCATTCAGGACATCTCCGTGGAGGAGATGACCGCCAAGGAGGGTCTGCTGCTGTGGTGCCAGCGCAAGACGGCTCCCTACAAGAACGTCAACGTACAGAACTTCCATCTGTCGTTCAAG GATGGTCTGGCCTTCTGCGCCCTTATCCATCGCCATCGCCCAGATTTAATCGACTACGCCAAGCTGTCCAAAGACAATCCTCTGGAGAATCTTAATACTGCCTTCGATGTGGCCGAGAAGTACCTGGATATTCCTCGCATGTTGGATCCAGATG ATTTGATCAACACTCCGAAACCGGATGAACGTGCCATCATGACGTACGTCTCCTGCTACTACCACGCCTTCCAGGGAGCCCAACAGGTTGGAAATGTGACGCATGTACCCGAACCCACAAGACAATACACCTACGTCCCGAATAATTACAAT GCGGAAACCGCTGCCAACCGAATTTGCAAGGTGCTCAAGGTCAACCAGGAGAATGAACGCCTCATGGAGGAGTACGAGCGTCTGGCCAGTGAT tTGCTGGAGTGGATCCGTCGCACCATGCCCTGGTTGAACTCGCGCCAGGCCGACAACTCGCTGGCGGGTGTGCAGAAGAAGCTGGAGGAGTACCGCACCTACCGTCGCAAGCACAAGCCACCACGTGTGGAGCAGAAGGCCAAGCTGGAGACCAACTTCAACACGCTGCAGACCAAGCTGCGCCTGTCCAACCGGCCCGCTTACCTGCCCACCGAGGGCAAGACCGTGTCCGACATCTCCAACTCGTGGAAGGGCCTGGAGCTGGCCGAGAAGGCCTTTGAGGAATGGCTGCTGGCCGAGACCATGCGCCTGGAGCGCCTCGAACATCTGGCCCAGAAGTTCAAGCACAAG GCCGATGCCCACGAGGACTGGACGCGTGGCAAGGAGGAGATGCTGCAGTCGCAGGACTTCCGCCAGTGCAAGCTCAACGAGCTGAAGGCCCTGAAGAAGAAGCACGAAGCCTTTGAGTCTGACCTGGCCGCCCACCAGGATCGCGTGGAGCAGATTGCCGCCATCGCCCAGGAGCTTAA CACTCTGGAGTACCATGACTGTGTGTCGGTGAACGCCAGGTGCCAGCGCATCTGCGACCAATGGGATCGCCTGGGTGCTCTTACCCAGCGCAGGCGCACCGCCTTGGACGAGGCTGAGCGAATCCTGGAAAAGATCGACATCTTGCATTTGGAGTTCGCGAAGCGTGCGGCGCCGTTCAACAACTGGCTGGATGGTACGCGCGAGGATCTGGTGGACATGTTCATTGTGCACACCATGGAGGAAATCCAAGGCCTGATCCAGGCGCACGACCAGTTCAAGGCGACCCTCGGCGAGGCCGACAAGGAGTTCAACCTGATCGTGAACCTGGTCCGCGAAGTGGAGTCGATTGTGAAGCAGCACCAGATCCCCGGCGGCCTGGAGAACCCCTACACCACCCTGACCGCCAACGACATGACGCGCAAGTGGAGCGACGTCCGCCAGCTGGTGCCCCAACGCGACCAGACTTTGGCCAACGAGCTGCGCAAGCAGCAGAACAACGAGATGCTCCGCCGTCAGTTTGCCGAGAAGGCCAACATTGTCGGCCCCTGGATCGAGCGGCAAATGGACGCGGTCACGGCCATTGGCATGGGACTGCAGGGTTCGCTGGAGGACCAATTGCACCGGCTCAAGGAGTACGAGCAGGCCGTCTACGCCTACAAGCCGAACAttgaggagctggagaagatcCATCAAGCGGTGCAGGAATCGATGATCTTCGAGAACCGATACACCAACTATACGATGGAAACGCTGCGCGTCGGCTGGGAGCAGCTGCTGACATCCATTAACCGCAACATCAACGAGGTGGAGAACCAGATTCTCACCCGTGACTCCAAGGGCATTAGCCAGGAGCAGCTGAACGAATTCCGTAGCAGCTTCAACCACTTCGACAAGAACCGTACCGGCCGCCTGTCGCCCGAGGAGTTCAAGTCGTGCCTGGTCTCGCTGGGCTACTCGATTGGCAAGGATCGCCAGGGTGATTTGGACTTCCAGCGCATCCTCGCCGTCGTCGATCCCAACAACACTGGCTACGTGCACTTCGACGCCTTCCTCGACTTCATGACCCGCGAGAGCACCGATACCGACACTGCCGAACAAGTCATCGACTCCTTCCGAATCCTGGCAGCCGACAAG CCATACATTTTGCCCGACGAACTGCGCCGCGAGTTGCCGCCAGACCAGGCCGAGTACTGCATCCAGCGCATGCCGCCCTATAAGGGACCCAACGGAGTGCCCGGCGCCCTGGACTACATGTCCTTCAGCACAGCTCTCTACGGCGAGACCGACTTGTAA
- the LOC120455388 gene encoding alpha-actinin, sarcomeric isoform X2 produces the protein MMMENGLSMEYGDGYMEQEEEWEREGLLDPAWEKQQKKTFTAWCNSHLRKAGTAIDNIEEDFRNGLKLMLLLEVISGETLPKPDRGKMRFHKIANVNKALDFIASKGVHLVSIGAEEIVDGNLKMTLGMIWTIILRFAIQDISVEEMTAKEGLLLWCQRKTAPYKNVNVQNFHLSFKDGLAFCALIHRHRPDLIDYAKLSKDNPLENLNTAFDVAEKYLDIPRMLDPDDLINTPKPDERAIMTYVSCYYHAFQGAQQAETAANRICKVLKVNQENERLMEEYERLASDLLEWIRRTMPWLNSRQADNSLAGVQKKLEEYRTYRRKHKPPRVEQKAKLETNFNTLQTKLRLSNRPAYLPTEGKTVSDISNSWKGLELAEKAFEEWLLAETMRLERLEHLAQKFKHKADAHEDWTRGKEEMLQSQDFRQCKLNELKALKKKHEAFESDLAAHQDRVEQIAAIAQELNTLEYHDCVSVNARCQRICDQWDRLGALTQRRRTALDEAERILEKIDILHLEFAKRAAPFNNWLDGTREDLVDMFIVHTMEEIQGLIQAHDQFKATLGEADKEFNLIVNLVREVESIVKQHQIPGGLENPYTTLTANDMTRKWSDVRQLVPQRDQTLANELRKQQNNEMLRRQFAEKANIVGPWIERQMDAVTAIGMGLQGSLEDQLHRLKEYEQAVYAYKPNIEELEKIHQAVQESMIFENRYTNYTMETLRVGWEQLLTSINRNINEVENQILTRDSKGISQEQLNEFRSSFNHFDKNRTGRLSPEEFKSCLVSLGYSIGKDRQGDLDFQRILAVVDPNNTGYVHFDAFLDFMTRESTDTDTAEQVIDSFRILAADKPYILPDELRRELPPDQAEYCIQRMPPYKGPNGVPGALDYMSFSTALYGETDL, from the exons ATGATGATGGAGAACGGACTCTCCATGGAGTATGGAGATGGCTACatggagcaggaggaggagtggGAGCGCGAGGGCCTGCTCGATCCTGCGTGGGAGAAGCAACAGAAGAAG ACATTTACCGCCTGGTGTAACAGCCATCTGCGCAAGGCCGGTACAGCCATCGACAACATCGAGGAGGACTTCCGCAACGGCCTCaagctgatgctgctgctggaggtgATCTCCGGCGAGACGCTGCCCAAGCCCGATCGCGGCAAGATGCGCTTCCACAAGATCGCCAACGTGAACAAGGCTCTCGACTTCATCGCCTCCAAGGGCGTCCATCTGGTGTCCATTGGTGCCGAGGAGATTGTCGATGGCAACCTGAAGATGACTCTGGGTATGATCTGGACGATCATCCTGCGCTTCGCCATTCAGGACATCTCCGTGGAGGAGATGACCGCCAAGGAGGGTCTGCTGCTGTGGTGCCAGCGCAAGACGGCTCCCTACAAGAACGTCAACGTACAGAACTTCCATCTGTCGTTCAAG GATGGTCTGGCCTTCTGCGCCCTTATCCATCGCCATCGCCCAGATTTAATCGACTACGCCAAGCTGTCCAAAGACAATCCTCTGGAGAATCTTAATACTGCCTTCGATGTGGCCGAGAAGTACCTGGATATTCCTCGCATGTTGGATCCAGATG ATTTGATCAACACTCCGAAACCGGATGAACGTGCCATCATGACGTACGTCTCCTGCTACTACCACGCCTTCCAGGGAGCCCAACAG GCGGAAACCGCTGCCAACCGAATTTGCAAGGTGCTCAAGGTCAACCAGGAGAATGAACGCCTCATGGAGGAGTACGAGCGTCTGGCCAGTGAT tTGCTGGAGTGGATCCGTCGCACCATGCCCTGGTTGAACTCGCGCCAGGCCGACAACTCGCTGGCGGGTGTGCAGAAGAAGCTGGAGGAGTACCGCACCTACCGTCGCAAGCACAAGCCACCACGTGTGGAGCAGAAGGCCAAGCTGGAGACCAACTTCAACACGCTGCAGACCAAGCTGCGCCTGTCCAACCGGCCCGCTTACCTGCCCACCGAGGGCAAGACCGTGTCCGACATCTCCAACTCGTGGAAGGGCCTGGAGCTGGCCGAGAAGGCCTTTGAGGAATGGCTGCTGGCCGAGACCATGCGCCTGGAGCGCCTCGAACATCTGGCCCAGAAGTTCAAGCACAAG GCCGATGCCCACGAGGACTGGACGCGTGGCAAGGAGGAGATGCTGCAGTCGCAGGACTTCCGCCAGTGCAAGCTCAACGAGCTGAAGGCCCTGAAGAAGAAGCACGAAGCCTTTGAGTCTGACCTGGCCGCCCACCAGGATCGCGTGGAGCAGATTGCCGCCATCGCCCAGGAGCTTAA CACTCTGGAGTACCATGACTGTGTGTCGGTGAACGCCAGGTGCCAGCGCATCTGCGACCAATGGGATCGCCTGGGTGCTCTTACCCAGCGCAGGCGCACCGCCTTGGACGAGGCTGAGCGAATCCTGGAAAAGATCGACATCTTGCATTTGGAGTTCGCGAAGCGTGCGGCGCCGTTCAACAACTGGCTGGATGGTACGCGCGAGGATCTGGTGGACATGTTCATTGTGCACACCATGGAGGAAATCCAAGGCCTGATCCAGGCGCACGACCAGTTCAAGGCGACCCTCGGCGAGGCCGACAAGGAGTTCAACCTGATCGTGAACCTGGTCCGCGAAGTGGAGTCGATTGTGAAGCAGCACCAGATCCCCGGCGGCCTGGAGAACCCCTACACCACCCTGACCGCCAACGACATGACGCGCAAGTGGAGCGACGTCCGCCAGCTGGTGCCCCAACGCGACCAGACTTTGGCCAACGAGCTGCGCAAGCAGCAGAACAACGAGATGCTCCGCCGTCAGTTTGCCGAGAAGGCCAACATTGTCGGCCCCTGGATCGAGCGGCAAATGGACGCGGTCACGGCCATTGGCATGGGACTGCAGGGTTCGCTGGAGGACCAATTGCACCGGCTCAAGGAGTACGAGCAGGCCGTCTACGCCTACAAGCCGAACAttgaggagctggagaagatcCATCAAGCGGTGCAGGAATCGATGATCTTCGAGAACCGATACACCAACTATACGATGGAAACGCTGCGCGTCGGCTGGGAGCAGCTGCTGACATCCATTAACCGCAACATCAACGAGGTGGAGAACCAGATTCTCACCCGTGACTCCAAGGGCATTAGCCAGGAGCAGCTGAACGAATTCCGTAGCAGCTTCAACCACTTCGACAAGAACCGTACCGGCCGCCTGTCGCCCGAGGAGTTCAAGTCGTGCCTGGTCTCGCTGGGCTACTCGATTGGCAAGGATCGCCAGGGTGATTTGGACTTCCAGCGCATCCTCGCCGTCGTCGATCCCAACAACACTGGCTACGTGCACTTCGACGCCTTCCTCGACTTCATGACCCGCGAGAGCACCGATACCGACACTGCCGAACAAGTCATCGACTCCTTCCGAATCCTGGCAGCCGACAAG CCATACATTTTGCCCGACGAACTGCGCCGCGAGTTGCCGCCAGACCAGGCCGAGTACTGCATCCAGCGCATGCCGCCCTATAAGGGACCCAACGGAGTGCCCGGCGCCCTGGACTACATGTCCTTCAGCACAGCTCTCTACGGCGAGACCGACTTGTAA